A single region of the Mannheimia bovis genome encodes:
- a CDS encoding ABC transporter permease has translation MSEKQKEMLRKMAALAGLVLLIIFFSVTNEYFFTSNNIMTVGLQTSTIALIGIGATCVILTGGIDLSTGSVVALSGVAAAMIVNAGVPVPLGMIFGIIVGGICGLINGVLVTRMKLPPFIATLGMMMVARGLALYVTNAAPVSGMPESFANLGNGALFKIVEEGANGLPKVVFAGIPYPVIIMIFITILFTFALAKLKVGRYLYAIGSNEEAARLSGIKTNIVKLYAYTASGLLSGLTGVILASRLVTAQPNGGVSYELDAIASAVVGGTSLSGGIGTIPGTLIGSFIIGVLRNGLNMNGVSSFVQMIVIGLVIIVAVSLDQLRQSKKAGKK, from the coding sequence ATGAGTGAAAAACAAAAAGAAATGTTACGCAAAATGGCAGCATTAGCAGGTTTAGTTCTGTTAATCATCTTCTTCAGCGTAACCAATGAATACTTCTTTACCTCTAACAACATTATGACGGTAGGTTTACAAACCTCCACTATCGCCTTAATCGGTATCGGGGCAACCTGCGTAATCTTAACCGGCGGGATTGACTTAAGTACCGGTTCAGTGGTGGCACTTTCCGGTGTCGCAGCGGCAATGATTGTAAACGCAGGTGTACCAGTTCCGCTTGGTATGATTTTTGGGATTATCGTAGGCGGTATCTGCGGTTTAATCAACGGCGTGTTAGTCACCCGTATGAAACTCCCACCATTTATTGCAACCCTTGGTATGATGATGGTGGCTCGTGGTTTAGCACTTTATGTCACCAACGCAGCACCCGTATCAGGTATGCCGGAATCCTTTGCTAACTTAGGTAACGGTGCGTTATTTAAAATTGTTGAAGAAGGGGCGAATGGCTTACCGAAAGTGGTGTTTGCCGGTATTCCATATCCTGTAATCATCATGATCTTCATCACCATCTTGTTCACTTTCGCTTTAGCTAAATTGAAAGTTGGACGTTACTTATACGCTATTGGCTCTAACGAAGAAGCAGCTCGCTTATCCGGTATCAAAACCAATATCGTAAAACTTTATGCCTATACTGCCAGTGGTTTACTCTCTGGTTTAACAGGTGTAATTCTAGCCTCTCGCTTAGTAACTGCACAGCCAAACGGTGGTGTATCTTACGAGCTAGATGCTATCGCCAGTGCTGTTGTTGGGGGTACATCACTTTCAGGTGGTATCGGTACAATCCCTGGCACACTGATTGGGTCATTCATTATCGGTGTACTCCGTAATGGTTTGAATATGAATGGCGTCTCTTCATTTGTTCAAATGATTGTCATCGGGCTTGTGATTATCGTAGCGGTTTCTCTTGACCAACTACGCCAATCTAAAAAAGCCGGTAAAAAATAA
- a CDS encoding TonB-dependent siderophore receptor, which yields MKKFKLLPVSAAVLSVLAANAMAQTASTDTVALDTVTVTDNQGLKVQSNVVTTQKKDESTQTDLRGLLKDEPAISLGGGNGTSQYLYIRGMGQNSIDVKVDNTYSDSQILYHQGRHMLDPALVKIVSVQKGAGSASAGIGQTNGAVIAKTVDALDLLKNSDKNFGAKLGTGFSTNHAHNFNATLYGKGEIFDALVSGNLVRDRDYKGGKDYVNQFGTNRVPYSALDKTSFLAKLGATLGDHRFVLSHSNERNEGQRLVREEFDTAPNGTITPPYHRLNLKSQAPANRRITVQRTNLEWTGKNLGFAQEATANVYQLVQGRWSENETGNGYAGGVDYATKTKIVTHGANVNFDSALHENVLLKYGVNYRHQEAKPHTKFNPLVKNQEKTDTGVYVEAITAPVDKVTLTTGVRYDHFKFKAMDGKERSNGAFSPSVGLIYEPIEHLSLSASHNYATRSPRLYDALTAHGNRKIVSIGSNTKAEKARNTEIGFNYNNGTFSFDGSYFWQDIKDALGGGRDSHNPNNELIMNLGKIKNRGYELNAGYHNGGFTARIGVAHSKPRFYSPTIWEVNRQTGKLEEKPLLSTNPEYASAIGRTWTASLSYRFEQPNLEVGVHHRIVEKVKPEDNFFVTGGTLQTNTGTGKDGYNVTDITLNWKPLKDDSVNVNFAVDNVANKKYNAHGQRGNFPARGREFRAGVNYTF from the coding sequence ATGAAAAAATTTAAATTACTTCCTGTTTCAGCTGCAGTCTTGAGCGTACTTGCTGCAAATGCAATGGCTCAAACTGCTTCAACAGATACAGTAGCATTAGATACTGTTACTGTAACCGACAATCAAGGCTTAAAAGTGCAAAGCAATGTGGTAACAACACAGAAAAAAGATGAGAGCACACAAACAGACTTACGTGGTTTATTAAAAGATGAGCCGGCAATTAGCTTAGGTGGTGGTAATGGCACATCTCAATATCTCTATATTCGTGGTATGGGGCAAAACTCCATTGATGTAAAAGTAGATAACACTTACTCAGATAGCCAAATTTTGTATCACCAAGGTCGTCATATGTTAGATCCGGCATTGGTGAAAATTGTTTCTGTACAAAAAGGTGCAGGCAGTGCTTCAGCCGGTATTGGTCAAACTAATGGTGCAGTAATTGCTAAAACCGTTGATGCATTAGATTTATTAAAAAACAGCGATAAAAACTTCGGTGCAAAATTAGGTACTGGCTTCAGCACAAACCACGCTCACAATTTCAATGCAACCTTATATGGTAAAGGCGAAATCTTTGATGCTTTAGTTTCAGGTAATCTTGTGAGAGATCGCGACTATAAAGGCGGTAAAGATTACGTAAACCAATTCGGCACAAACCGTGTTCCGTATAGTGCATTAGATAAAACCAGCTTCTTAGCTAAATTAGGTGCAACATTGGGAGATCACCGTTTTGTATTAAGCCATTCAAACGAGCGAAATGAAGGTCAGCGTTTAGTGCGTGAAGAATTTGATACAGCACCAAATGGTACGATTACACCTCCATACCATCGTTTAAATTTAAAAAGTCAAGCTCCAGCTAACCGTAGAATTACGGTTCAAAGAACTAACTTAGAATGGACTGGTAAAAACTTAGGTTTTGCTCAAGAAGCAACAGCTAACGTGTATCAGTTAGTACAAGGTCGTTGGTCTGAGAATGAAACAGGTAATGGTTATGCTGGTGGTGTAGATTATGCAACCAAAACTAAAATAGTAACCCACGGTGCAAACGTAAACTTTGATTCTGCCCTTCACGAAAATGTATTATTAAAATACGGTGTGAACTATCGCCACCAAGAAGCTAAACCACACACTAAATTTAACCCTCTTGTGAAAAACCAAGAGAAAACCGATACCGGCGTGTATGTTGAAGCAATTACTGCTCCAGTAGATAAAGTAACTTTAACTACCGGTGTACGTTACGACCACTTCAAATTCAAAGCAATGGATGGTAAAGAGCGTAGTAATGGTGCATTCAGCCCAAGCGTTGGTCTTATCTATGAGCCAATTGAACATTTAAGCTTAAGTGCAAGCCACAACTATGCAACTCGTAGTCCTCGTTTATACGATGCACTAACGGCTCACGGAAATAGAAAAATCGTTAGTATTGGCAGCAATACTAAAGCGGAGAAAGCTCGTAATACTGAAATCGGTTTCAACTATAACAATGGTACATTCAGTTTTGATGGTAGCTATTTTTGGCAAGATATAAAAGATGCATTAGGTGGTGGTCGTGATAGCCATAATCCTAATAATGAGTTAATTATGAACCTAGGTAAAATTAAAAACCGTGGTTATGAGTTAAATGCAGGTTACCATAATGGTGGTTTTACTGCTCGTATTGGTGTTGCACACAGCAAACCACGTTTCTACTCACCAACTATTTGGGAAGTAAACAGACAAACTGGTAAGCTAGAAGAAAAACCATTATTAAGTACTAACCCGGAATACGCATCAGCAATCGGTCGTACTTGGACAGCCTCTTTGAGCTATCGCTTTGAACAACCAAATTTAGAGGTTGGCGTACACCACCGTATTGTTGAGAAAGTGAAACCTGAAGATAATTTCTTCGTTACGGGCGGAACATTACAAACAAATACCGGTACAGGCAAAGACGGCTACAATGTAACTGATATCACCTTAAACTGGAAACCACTTAAAGATGATAGCGTGAATGTAAACTTCGCAGTGGATAACGTGGCGAATAAAAAATACAACGCACACGGTCAGCGTGGTAATTTCCCAGCTCGTGGACGTGAATTCCGTGCAGGTGTGAACTACACGTTCTAA
- the fucI gene encoding L-fucose isomerase — protein sequence MTTLKSTPVKIGIRPTIDGRRLGVRESLEDQTMNMAKAVANLIQSEIRHPNGDFVECVIADTTIGGVAEAAACAEKFKRENVGAVITVTPCWCYGSETIDMDPHMPKAIWGFNGTERPGAVYLAAALAGHSQLGLPAFSIYGTEVQEAGDQSIPTDVREKLLRFARAGLAVATLRSKSYLSIGSVSMGIAGSIVNQQFFQEYLGMRNEYVDMTEIKRRLDRNIYDDAEFKLAMEWVKTYCKEGVDVNAPENQRSPEEREKLWEDVVKMTIIARDLMVGNPRLAELGYGEEALGHNAIAAGFQGQRQWTDHLPNGDFLEATLNSTYDWNGVRAPYIMATENDSLNGVNMLFGNLLTGQAQVFADVRTYWSEDSVERVTGWRPESGFIHLINSGSAALDGTGQHTDKDGKPVIKPVWEVTEEDGKRCLENTRWCPAVHEYFRGGGLSSQFLTKGGMPFTMHRINLIKGIGPVLQIAEGWSIDLPEHVHDTLNKRTNETWPTTWFVPRLTGKGAFADVYSVMANWGANHCVATFGHVGADLITLASMLRIPVCMHNVEDKDVFRPSAWNGFGQDKEGQDYRACANFGPLYK from the coding sequence ATGACAACGTTGAAATCTACCCCTGTGAAAATTGGTATCCGCCCTACTATTGACGGTCGCCGTTTAGGAGTGCGTGAATCACTTGAAGATCAAACAATGAATATGGCAAAAGCAGTTGCCAATTTAATTCAATCGGAAATCCGCCATCCAAACGGTGATTTCGTTGAATGTGTGATTGCTGACACCACCATCGGTGGCGTTGCCGAAGCTGCGGCTTGTGCCGAAAAATTCAAACGTGAAAATGTCGGTGCGGTGATTACCGTAACCCCTTGCTGGTGCTACGGTTCTGAAACCATCGATATGGACCCACATATGCCAAAAGCCATTTGGGGCTTTAACGGTACAGAACGCCCGGGTGCAGTGTATTTAGCGGCAGCCTTAGCAGGGCATAGCCAATTAGGTTTACCGGCATTCTCCATTTATGGCACAGAAGTACAAGAAGCAGGCGACCAATCCATTCCTACCGATGTGCGTGAAAAATTATTGCGTTTTGCTCGTGCAGGTTTAGCAGTGGCGACTTTGCGTAGCAAATCTTATTTATCTATCGGTTCAGTTTCAATGGGTATCGCCGGTTCTATCGTAAACCAACAATTCTTCCAAGAATATTTAGGTATGCGTAATGAATATGTAGATATGACGGAAATTAAACGCCGTTTAGATCGCAACATCTACGATGACGCAGAATTTAAATTAGCGATGGAATGGGTGAAAACTTATTGCAAAGAAGGTGTTGATGTGAATGCACCGGAAAACCAACGCAGCCCAGAAGAACGTGAAAAACTTTGGGAAGATGTGGTGAAAATGACCATTATCGCCCGTGATTTAATGGTCGGCAACCCACGTTTAGCAGAATTAGGTTATGGCGAAGAGGCATTAGGTCATAATGCGATTGCTGCCGGTTTCCAAGGACAACGCCAATGGACAGACCATTTACCAAACGGCGATTTCTTAGAGGCAACACTCAACTCAACCTATGACTGGAACGGTGTGCGAGCACCATACATTATGGCAACAGAAAACGATAGCTTAAATGGCGTGAATATGTTGTTCGGTAACTTATTAACCGGTCAAGCCCAAGTGTTTGCGGATGTGCGTACTTACTGGAGCGAAGATTCTGTTGAGCGTGTTACCGGTTGGCGTCCTGAAAGTGGCTTTATCCACTTAATTAACTCAGGTTCAGCGGCATTAGACGGTACAGGTCAGCATACCGACAAAGACGGTAAACCTGTAATCAAACCGGTTTGGGAAGTAACAGAAGAAGACGGCAAACGTTGCTTAGAGAATACCCGTTGGTGTCCGGCAGTGCACGAATATTTCCGTGGCGGCGGTTTATCTTCTCAATTCTTAACCAAAGGCGGAATGCCGTTTACGATGCACCGAATCAACCTCATCAAAGGCATTGGTCCTGTATTACAAATTGCGGAAGGTTGGTCAATCGACTTACCGGAACACGTTCACGATACCTTAAACAAACGTACCAACGAAACCTGGCCAACTACTTGGTTCGTGCCTCGCTTAACCGGTAAAGGTGCATTCGCAGACGTGTATAGCGTGATGGCAAACTGGGGGGCAAACCACTGTGTAGCCACTTTCGGCCACGTGGGTGCAGATTTAATCACCCTTGCATCAATGTTACGCATTCCGGTTTGTATGCACAACGTAGAAGATAAAGATGTATTCCGTCCAAGTGCGTGGAACGGTTTCGGTCAAGACAAAGAAGGTCAAGACTACCGTGCGTGTGCAAACTTCGGACCGCTTTATAAATAA
- a CDS encoding L-fuculose-phosphate aldolase, producing MDRKTLSRQIIDTCLEMTKLGLNQGTAGNVSVRYQDGMLITPTGTPYEEMTEDSIVFVDANGKHEEGKLPSSEWQFHLAVYEARPELNAVVHNHAKNCAAVSIFGEPIPAIHYMIACTGTDHIPCVPYAPFGTHQLADYVREGIRGSKAILLAHHGLITADKTLDKALGVAHEVEVIAEWYLKLLATGKPIPTLNKEQMDIVLEKFKSYGSWVEGED from the coding sequence ATGGACAGAAAAACACTCTCAAGACAAATCATAGATACTTGTCTTGAAATGACGAAACTAGGGTTAAACCAAGGTACAGCAGGTAATGTCAGCGTTCGTTATCAAGACGGAATGCTTATTACCCCAACCGGCACCCCTTATGAAGAAATGACCGAAGATTCTATCGTATTCGTTGATGCTAACGGCAAACACGAAGAAGGCAAACTCCCTTCAAGCGAATGGCAATTCCACTTAGCGGTGTATGAAGCTCGCCCTGAGTTAAATGCTGTGGTGCACAACCACGCGAAAAACTGTGCAGCGGTCTCGATTTTCGGTGAACCGATTCCAGCCATCCACTATATGATTGCTTGTACCGGCACAGACCATATTCCTTGCGTACCTTATGCCCCTTTCGGCACACACCAATTAGCGGACTATGTGCGTGAAGGTATTCGTGGCAGTAAAGCGATTTTACTTGCTCACCACGGCTTAATTACTGCAGACAAAACCCTTGATAAAGCCTTAGGTGTGGCACACGAAGTTGAAGTTATTGCTGAATGGTATTTAAAACTCTTAGCAACCGGCAAGCCAATTCCAACCTTAAACAAAGAACAGATGGATATTGTATTAGAAAAATTTAAATCCTACGGCTCTTGGGTTGAAGGTGAAGACTAA
- a CDS encoding ATP-binding protein — MILKSDLLDVISSQQQQLVVQQSYPREMLPQLRFYNEMALIISGIRRCGKSTLLTQLLQQQDPKTTLFINFDTPRLFDFQFGDFRLLDEIIQEKQANILFFDEIQVIDQWEIYVRGKLDEGYRVIVTGSNASLLSRELGTKLTGRHISKELFPFSFSEFCAFLQLPPNAESVEEYLHQGGFPQYLKMQENELFEHLINDILYRDIVVRYAIRDEQSMKRLVLFLAGNVGNLISASKLTQSLNVKSTSTVQEYLTYLENAYLVQLIPKFAYSYKAQLVNPRKVYFIDNGLQEAISPSFTADLGRKLENAVFWALRRQYKEIYYYNENNKECDFVVCQNAQPHQLIQVCLTLNAENQKREIQGALDAMHFFNFDTGYIITLTQKDKVISEGKTIEIIPFAEFFVK; from the coding sequence ATGATACTAAAATCCGATCTCCTTGATGTAATAAGCAGCCAGCAACAACAGTTAGTGGTTCAACAAAGCTATCCTCGAGAAATGTTGCCTCAACTGCGTTTTTATAACGAAATGGCATTAATTATTTCGGGTATCAGGCGTTGCGGTAAAAGCACATTGCTTACCCAACTTTTACAGCAGCAAGATCCAAAAACAACGCTATTCATCAATTTTGATACGCCAAGACTGTTTGATTTCCAATTCGGCGATTTCCGCTTGTTAGATGAAATCATTCAAGAAAAACAAGCCAACATTCTTTTTTTCGATGAAATCCAAGTTATTGATCAATGGGAAATCTATGTGCGGGGCAAGCTCGATGAAGGGTATCGAGTGATTGTTACAGGCTCGAATGCCTCATTATTAAGCCGAGAATTAGGTACAAAGCTAACCGGCAGGCATATAAGTAAAGAGCTGTTTCCTTTTTCATTTTCCGAATTTTGTGCGTTTTTACAATTACCACCAAATGCAGAAAGCGTAGAGGAATATTTGCACCAAGGCGGTTTTCCACAATATTTAAAAATGCAAGAAAATGAACTGTTTGAGCATTTAATCAACGATATTTTATATCGTGATATAGTGGTACGTTACGCTATTCGGGACGAACAATCAATGAAACGGCTTGTACTGTTTCTAGCCGGAAATGTAGGAAACTTAATTTCTGCCAGCAAGCTCACCCAAAGTTTAAATGTAAAAAGTACTTCCACCGTGCAGGAATATTTAACTTATTTGGAAAATGCTTATTTGGTACAGCTTATTCCAAAATTTGCGTACTCTTATAAAGCTCAGTTAGTGAACCCTCGTAAGGTCTATTTTATTGATAACGGCTTACAAGAAGCAATTTCCCCCTCTTTTACGGCAGATCTCGGCAGGAAATTAGAAAATGCCGTATTTTGGGCATTACGCCGTCAATACAAAGAGATTTATTATTACAACGAAAATAATAAAGAGTGTGATTTTGTGGTGTGCCAAAACGCTCAACCACATCAGCTGATTCAGGTTTGTTTAACGCTGAATGCCGAAAATCAAAAACGAGAAATTCAAGGGGCATTAGATGCAATGCATTTTTTCAATTTTGATACCGGCTATATCATTACATTAACCCAAAAAGACAAAGTGATCAGTGAAGGAAAAACAATTGAGATTATCCCTTTTGCAGAATTTTTTGTGAAGTAA
- the fucK gene encoding L-fuculokinase yields MSIALIFDCGATNLRTIAIDQTGQIVAAHHLQNNTQPGAKNPEFHIWDIEEIWSKLMTCAKQTLSQLSEQQRKEIVGISVTTFGVDGTLFDKAGNQLYPIISWKCPRTLPIMENIASYIDVEALYRRNGVGHYSFNTLFKLLWLKQNKPEIYAKADSFLFISSILTYRLTGVKSTDRTMAGTSMMTNIESDYWDKEVLDVLGLNESHFPPMKSAGEVVGTLKGDISQELGLSGQIPVISCGHDTQFAIFGSGAGYNQPVLSSGTWEILMVRTLQAKPEWQFVQNGLTIEFDSQAGYFNPGVQWVASGVMEWFGKRFFADVAGTPNYYTTMINEASEVPAGSNGVKLVGNFDGTTGHTGSIIGLSMHTARGEIYRAGLEYMAYRLKAGLDVLQQVGNFNAERLICVGGGSKNALWNQIRADVLNCPIDVVDFPESTVLGAAMFTFAGAGVFDNPNAAQQAMKPNVKRVEPSANSDFYK; encoded by the coding sequence ATGTCTATTGCCCTTATTTTTGACTGTGGTGCTACAAACCTTCGCACTATTGCAATCGACCAAACAGGTCAAATTGTGGCGGCACATCACTTACAGAATAATACGCAACCGGGTGCGAAAAATCCTGAATTCCATATTTGGGATATTGAAGAAATCTGGTCAAAACTGATGACCTGTGCCAAGCAAACACTCTCCCAACTTTCAGAACAACAACGAAAAGAGATTGTTGGGATTTCAGTTACCACTTTTGGCGTGGACGGTACACTTTTCGATAAAGCCGGCAATCAACTTTATCCGATTATTTCTTGGAAATGCCCAAGAACCTTACCGATTATGGAAAATATTGCCAGCTATATTGATGTTGAGGCTTTATATCGCCGTAACGGGGTTGGGCATTACAGCTTTAATACCTTATTCAAACTGTTATGGCTTAAACAAAATAAACCTGAAATTTATGCAAAAGCAGACAGTTTCTTATTCATTTCATCCATTTTAACTTATCGCTTAACAGGGGTGAAAAGCACAGACCGCACAATGGCGGGCACATCAATGATGACCAACATTGAAAGCGATTATTGGGATAAAGAAGTACTTGACGTACTTGGATTAAACGAAAGCCACTTCCCGCCAATGAAAAGTGCGGGCGAGGTTGTGGGAACATTAAAAGGAGACATTTCCCAAGAGCTTGGTTTAAGCGGTCAAATTCCGGTGATTTCTTGCGGACACGACACCCAATTCGCCATCTTTGGCTCAGGTGCAGGTTACAACCAACCGGTTTTAAGCTCCGGCACGTGGGAAATTTTGATGGTTCGTACCCTGCAAGCCAAACCAGAATGGCAATTTGTACAAAACGGTTTAACCATTGAATTTGACAGCCAAGCAGGTTACTTCAACCCAGGCGTGCAATGGGTTGCCTCTGGCGTGATGGAATGGTTTGGTAAACGTTTCTTCGCTGATGTGGCTGGTACACCAAACTACTACACCACAATGATTAATGAGGCTAGCGAAGTGCCTGCCGGCTCAAACGGTGTGAAATTAGTAGGTAACTTTGACGGCACAACAGGCCACACCGGCTCCATTATCGGCTTATCAATGCACACGGCTCGTGGAGAAATTTACCGTGCAGGTTTGGAATATATGGCGTATCGCTTAAAAGCAGGGTTAGATGTGTTGCAACAAGTCGGTAACTTCAATGCGGAGCGTTTAATTTGCGTGGGCGGTGGCTCTAAAAATGCATTATGGAACCAAATCCGAGCCGATGTTTTAAATTGCCCGATTGATGTGGTGGATTTCCCTGAAAGTACCGTGTTGGGTGCAGCAATGTTTACCTTTGCCGGTGCTGGCGTGTTTGACAATCCAAATGCCGCACAACAAGCAATGAAACCGAATGTAAAACGGGTTGAGCCATCAGCCAACAGCGATTTTTATAAATAG
- a CDS encoding sugar ABC transporter ATP-binding protein: MSNEVILTMKNISKSFAGVNALKNVELTLRKGEVHALMGENGAGKSTLMKCMIGVHKADQGEIVYKGKPVQFESVLEAQKAGISMIFQELNLIPHLTVAENIFFAREPLKHGLVDKEKMIEESAKLLALFDIDVDPADEVRMLSVAKQQMVEIAKALSFDVEILIMDEPTSALTEKEIDKLFELVDKLRSKGVSIVYISHRMEELKRICNHITIFRDGTYVSNHKFDEITMDEIITKMVGRSLDNHFPPKTAVVTDDIILSVMNAERHGVFEPLNFDLRKGEILGFTGLVGAKRTELARAIFGADPLDGGEIFVHEQKVSIKDPSDAIQAGIAYLSEDRKLNGVAVRMSIRENITMASMDKVSNGLGVISYEEEEKASNTFIDKMEIKTPTIEQKVQNLSGGNQQKVVIGKWLFREAKVMIFDEPTRGIDVGAKYAIYQLLDELAASGVGVIVISSELPEVLGISDRIIVMREGRMTGMLETKKTNQEEIMHYATGVKNMFAKEYGVAK; the protein is encoded by the coding sequence ATGTCAAACGAAGTAATACTCACGATGAAAAACATCAGCAAATCCTTTGCGGGAGTAAATGCGTTGAAAAACGTAGAACTTACCTTGCGTAAAGGTGAAGTTCACGCCCTGATGGGTGAAAACGGTGCAGGCAAATCAACATTAATGAAATGTATGATTGGTGTGCACAAAGCTGATCAAGGTGAAATTGTGTATAAAGGCAAACCGGTTCAATTTGAATCTGTTTTAGAGGCACAAAAAGCCGGTATCAGTATGATTTTCCAAGAGCTGAACTTAATCCCTCATTTAACAGTGGCAGAAAATATTTTCTTTGCGCGTGAGCCGTTAAAACACGGTTTAGTCGATAAAGAGAAAATGATTGAGGAATCCGCCAAATTATTAGCCTTATTTGATATTGATGTTGACCCAGCTGATGAAGTGAGAATGTTATCAGTGGCAAAACAACAAATGGTGGAGATTGCCAAAGCCCTGTCTTTCGATGTTGAAATTCTGATTATGGATGAGCCAACATCAGCTTTAACAGAAAAAGAGATCGATAAACTCTTTGAATTGGTGGATAAGTTACGTTCTAAAGGCGTGAGTATTGTTTACATTTCTCACCGTATGGAAGAACTTAAACGCATCTGTAACCACATTACGATTTTCCGTGATGGGACTTATGTGTCTAACCATAAATTTGATGAAATCACAATGGATGAAATCATCACCAAAATGGTAGGTCGTTCTCTGGATAATCACTTCCCGCCAAAAACAGCAGTTGTAACCGATGACATTATTCTTTCGGTAATGAACGCCGAACGCCACGGCGTGTTTGAACCGCTTAACTTTGACTTGCGTAAAGGTGAAATCTTAGGCTTTACCGGCTTAGTCGGAGCGAAACGTACTGAATTGGCTCGTGCGATTTTTGGGGCTGACCCACTTGATGGTGGTGAAATTTTTGTTCACGAGCAAAAAGTGAGTATTAAAGACCCAAGTGATGCAATTCAAGCCGGTATCGCCTACTTATCCGAAGACCGTAAACTTAACGGTGTGGCGGTAAGAATGTCGATTCGTGAAAACATCACGATGGCATCAATGGATAAAGTGTCTAACGGACTTGGCGTGATTTCATACGAAGAGGAAGAGAAAGCCTCAAATACCTTTATCGACAAAATGGAAATCAAAACACCAACCATTGAACAAAAAGTGCAAAACTTAAGTGGGGGTAACCAACAAAAAGTGGTTATCGGCAAATGGTTGTTCCGTGAAGCAAAAGTGATGATTTTCGATGAGCCAACCCGTGGTATTGACGTAGGGGCAAAATACGCCATTTACCAGCTCCTTGATGAGCTAGCAGCAAGCGGAGTGGGGGTAATTGTGATTTCATCAGAATTACCGGAAGTATTAGGTATTTCAGACCGCATCATCGTGATGCGTGAAGGCAGAATGACCGGTATGCTTGAAACCAAGAAAACCAACCAAGAAGAAATTATGCATTATGCAACAGGTGTGAAAAATATGTTTGCTAAAGAATATGGGGTGGCAAAATGA
- the fucU gene encoding L-fucose mutarotase: MLKGIHPAISPELLKVLAEMGHGDELVLSDAHFPAHSIHQKVIRADGLSVATLLEGISALFEFDQYVEAPLAMMQAVPGDSLDPTVEERYLNAIKKINGSAPKVERVERFAFYERAKTAYAVVITGELAKYGNIIIKKGVTPVP, from the coding sequence ATGTTAAAAGGTATCCACCCGGCAATTTCACCGGAATTACTAAAAGTCTTAGCAGAAATGGGGCACGGCGATGAATTAGTGCTTTCAGATGCCCATTTCCCAGCACATTCCATTCATCAAAAAGTGATTCGTGCAGACGGTTTAAGTGTTGCGACTCTATTAGAAGGCATTTCTGCTCTGTTTGAGTTTGACCAATATGTTGAGGCTCCACTTGCAATGATGCAAGCCGTACCGGGTGATTCTCTCGACCCTACGGTAGAAGAGCGTTATCTCAATGCAATCAAAAAAATCAACGGCTCTGCACCGAAAGTAGAACGTGTTGAACGCTTTGCTTTCTACGAGAGAGCCAAAACTGCTTACGCAGTAGTCATTACTGGCGAGTTAGCAAAATACGGCAACATTATTATTAAAAAAGGCGTAACGCCAGTGCCTTAA
- a CDS encoding DeoR/GlpR family DNA-binding transcription regulator: MQLRHKQIMEYIEQFDEANVQELAEHCGVSIETIRRDLNKLDKDGLLHRTHGGAVSHKKRDIGRSFTTRQRLNSEAKRSIAENVLEYLQPESVIALDASSTSWNVAQRIPNIPCTVVSSSMRIIYSLSHKPHIKTIATGGIYSEKYDAFYGPLSEQLLTRLKIDLAILSCTGIADGAIWESNEINISLKRKLITNSKQVFLLADHSKFERKDLFQIENLSCIDKLFINQALPESLQNYCLDNQVEIII; this comes from the coding sequence ATGCAGCTGCGACACAAACAGATAATGGAATATATAGAACAGTTTGATGAAGCTAACGTTCAAGAATTGGCGGAACATTGTGGGGTTTCGATTGAAACTATCCGCCGAGATTTAAATAAGCTAGATAAAGATGGGTTATTACATCGCACTCACGGAGGGGCAGTGAGCCACAAAAAGCGAGATATTGGTCGCTCATTTACCACCCGACAACGGCTGAACAGCGAGGCAAAACGCAGTATTGCAGAAAATGTATTGGAATACTTACAACCTGAGTCGGTGATTGCCTTAGATGCCAGCTCAACCTCGTGGAATGTAGCACAACGTATTCCGAATATTCCCTGCACAGTTGTCAGCAGTTCAATGCGGATTATCTATAGCCTTTCACACAAGCCACACATTAAAACCATTGCTACCGGTGGTATTTATTCTGAAAAATACGATGCGTTTTACGGTCCATTATCCGAGCAGTTACTGACCCGGTTAAAAATTGATTTGGCTATTCTTTCTTGTACCGGTATTGCTGATGGAGCGATTTGGGAATCCAATGAAATTAATATCTCGTTAAAGAGAAAATTAATTACTAATAGTAAGCAGGTTTTCTTATTAGCCGATCATAGTAAATTTGAACGTAAGGATTTATTCCAAATCGAAAATTTATCCTGTATTGATAAATTATTTATTAATCAAGCACTTCCAGAATCTCTACAAAATTATTGTCTAGATAATCAAGTTGAAATCATTATTTAG